A single region of the Candidatus Poribacteria bacterium genome encodes:
- a CDS encoding mandelate racemase/muconate lactonizing enzyme family protein, which translates to MKITAVDPFYLRMPNITTAADGTQDTLLVRVRTDTGLEGWGECDASPLVSLAVYCCPMSHGNIINIRASLIGETLDSPNDVLRLSEKVLRNGLDIQQIEHAYSGTEIALWDLIGQKFEKPVYRLLAELSNTSETAHPKLPYASVLFGDTPEATYQIAVGLREQGYRAAKFGWGPMGKFGEANDLALVRAAREGMGTDAQIMIDAGVVWGTDHETAYQRAEAFAQFSPTWLEEPLSPDAIDAYKALTCQNPTVPIAAGEGSNTYRMAEDIIVHGGIQFVQIDAGRIGGIMPSFQVRHLAEQHGVQYVNHTFKSHLSLAAAIHVFATNPDFNLLEYPAAGSELSQCLVTEPFQVESDGMVQVKELPGLGVKVDTEAISSYLAPVRIEVGADTVFEQTPL; encoded by the coding sequence ATGAAGATCACCGCAGTTGATCCGTTCTATCTACGAATGCCCAACATCACAACAGCAGCAGATGGGACACAAGACACGCTTTTGGTTCGGGTTCGCACGGATACAGGGCTTGAAGGATGGGGCGAATGTGATGCCTCGCCATTAGTAAGTCTCGCCGTTTATTGCTGCCCGATGTCGCACGGCAATATTATTAATATTCGTGCCTCTCTCATCGGTGAGACACTCGATAGCCCTAACGATGTACTTCGACTCAGTGAAAAGGTGCTGCGGAATGGATTGGACATTCAACAGATAGAGCACGCCTATAGTGGTACCGAAATTGCCCTGTGGGACCTCATCGGACAGAAGTTTGAAAAACCGGTTTATCGTCTTCTCGCTGAGTTGTCAAACACGTCTGAGACAGCACATCCTAAACTGCCGTATGCATCTGTCCTTTTCGGCGATACACCGGAAGCAACGTATCAGATTGCGGTAGGATTGCGCGAACAGGGGTATCGCGCTGCAAAGTTCGGATGGGGACCGATGGGCAAGTTCGGCGAGGCAAACGACCTCGCACTCGTGCGGGCGGCGCGCGAAGGCATGGGTACAGATGCTCAAATTATGATTGATGCTGGGGTCGTCTGGGGCACGGATCACGAAACGGCTTACCAGCGTGCTGAGGCGTTTGCACAGTTTTCCCCGACGTGGTTGGAGGAACCGCTCTCGCCTGATGCGATTGATGCATACAAGGCACTCACGTGTCAGAATCCGACTGTCCCAATCGCAGCGGGTGAAGGATCCAATACCTACCGAATGGCAGAGGATATCATCGTACACGGCGGTATCCAATTCGTACAGATTGACGCGGGACGTATCGGCGGGATTATGCCTTCCTTTCAGGTGCGTCACCTGGCGGAACAGCACGGTGTTCAGTACGTCAACCACACGTTTAAGAGCCATCTAAGCCTTGCCGCTGCAATTCACGTCTTCGCAACAAACCCCGATTTCAATCTATTAGAATATCCAGCGGCGGGCTCAGAATTGTCGCAGTGTTTGGTAACGGAACCGTTTCAGGTTGAATCGGATGGAATGGTTCAAGTGAAGGAGCTGCCTGGACTCGGTGTGAAAGTGGATACGGAAGCAATCAGCTCCTATTTAGCACCAGTTCGGATTGAGGTTGGAGCGGACACCGTTTTTGAACAAACACCACTTTAG